One Aggregicoccus sp. 17bor-14 DNA window includes the following coding sequences:
- a CDS encoding TetR/AcrR family transcriptional regulator, whose translation MGRPSNSEERRGQIVDGLLEVMARQGYAQATIAAIGKAAGLTPGLLHYHFETKQDILVALVERLTGALALRVQRRLEAAGDAPRARLHAFLDAYVAMGEDADPRAVAAWVVVGAEAVREPQVRALYTQAVGETLRQLRELLGECLRDEGRGTRQVGRMAAGLLSAIEGAYRVSAAAPGVLPEGFAAPTLRRMADGMLDAEERT comes from the coding sequence ATGGGAAGACCGTCGAACAGCGAGGAGCGCCGGGGGCAGATCGTGGACGGGCTGCTCGAGGTGATGGCGCGCCAGGGCTACGCGCAGGCCACCATCGCGGCCATCGGCAAGGCGGCGGGGCTCACGCCCGGGCTGCTGCACTACCACTTCGAGACGAAGCAGGACATCCTCGTCGCGCTCGTGGAGCGGCTCACCGGCGCGCTCGCGCTGCGCGTACAGCGAAGGCTCGAGGCCGCGGGCGATGCGCCGCGCGCGCGCCTGCACGCCTTCCTGGATGCCTACGTGGCGATGGGCGAGGACGCAGACCCTCGCGCGGTGGCCGCCTGGGTGGTGGTGGGCGCGGAGGCGGTACGCGAGCCGCAAGTGCGCGCGCTCTACACGCAGGCAGTGGGGGAGACGCTGCGGCAGCTGCGCGAGCTGCTCGGCGAGTGCCTTCGCGACGAGGGCCGCGGCACGCGGCAGGTGGGGCGCATGGCCGCGGGGCTGCTCAGCGCCATCGAGGGCGCCTACCGCGTGAGCGCCGCGGCACCCGGCGTGCTGCCCGAGGGCTTCGCTGCGCCCACGCTGCGGCGCATGGCGGACGGGATGCTGGATGCAGAGGAGCGGACATGA
- a CDS encoding LytTR family DNA-binding domain-containing protein, which produces MSTHERIRTLVVDDEPLAREGVRMLLAQDPEVDIVGEAANGREALEALRRLRPELVMLDVQMPELNGFEVLARLAPEPLPAVIFVTAYDRYALRAFEIHAMDYLLKPYDDDRFYEALRRAKDQLRLHHVQDLKAQLLSALATYQGAEAGAANPPAPQPQQPTYLTRLAIKDVGRVVFLDVAEIDWIEAADYYVQIHAGPHTYLHRETMQSLEERLDPACFMRIHRSAIVNQGRIRELRSEGRRDLMAVLSCGAVLRVARSYREKFQHLS; this is translated from the coding sequence ATGAGCACCCACGAGCGCATCCGCACCCTGGTGGTGGACGACGAGCCGCTCGCGCGCGAGGGGGTGCGCATGCTGCTCGCCCAGGACCCCGAGGTGGACATCGTGGGCGAGGCGGCCAACGGCCGCGAGGCGCTCGAAGCGCTGCGGCGCCTGCGCCCGGAGCTGGTGATGCTCGACGTGCAGATGCCCGAGCTCAACGGCTTCGAGGTGCTCGCCCGCCTGGCCCCCGAGCCCCTGCCGGCCGTCATCTTCGTCACCGCGTACGACCGCTACGCGCTGCGGGCCTTCGAGATCCACGCGATGGACTACCTGCTCAAGCCCTACGACGACGACCGCTTCTACGAGGCGCTGCGCCGCGCGAAGGACCAGCTGCGGCTGCACCACGTGCAGGACCTCAAGGCGCAGCTGCTCAGCGCGCTCGCCACCTACCAGGGCGCCGAGGCGGGCGCGGCCAATCCCCCCGCCCCGCAGCCGCAGCAGCCCACCTACCTCACCCGGCTCGCCATCAAGGACGTGGGCCGGGTGGTGTTCCTCGACGTGGCGGAGATCGACTGGATCGAGGCGGCGGACTACTACGTGCAGATCCACGCAGGCCCCCACACCTACCTGCACCGCGAGACGATGCAGAGCCTGGAGGAGCGGCTGGACCCGGCGTGCTTCATGCGCATCCACCGCTCGGCCATCGTGAACCAGGGGCGCATCCGCGAGCTGCGCAGCGAGGGGCGGCGCGACCTGATGGCGGTCCTGTCCTGCGGTGCAGTGCTGCGGGTCGCGCGCAGCTACCGCGAGAAGTTCCAGCACCTCTCCTGA
- a CDS encoding 2OG-Fe(II) oxygenase has product MQTGLPCFLVREALSRAECAEVISEAEAAHFSATGRDYPPSYRDNDRLVRDDAGLAERLFARLRPLLPAQLEDAQGRHWRLHGLNPRFRYCRYREGQRFCIHQDGAWSPRPGVRSQLTLMLYLNDARDFRGGHTRYYAERGADSALLGTVQPEAGTAIVFDHALWHDGEAVTQGTKYVMRTDVLYTCEDAAPHHEPHVLGAHEGYVWSVLALQDGRLATGSRDCTVRLWRRAGEGWQPDGELRGHTASVVALAQDAGGRLWSGSRDRRVLCWEGGRPREVGRHAGAVLCLARVAPGLLASGGADGLIRLWSEEGKAAGVLEGHAGWVWSLAGLPGGRLASASEDGTLRVWDLARRREEARPVEAGPPLRALAAAADGALYAGDAEGRITRLLRGTPAQRAAVHSGAVCALALRADGTLASGGEDDLLRLLDAAQLTPRGTHPHGAFVRSLATLRDGRLASASYDGTVRLWP; this is encoded by the coding sequence GTGCAGACCGGCCTTCCCTGCTTCCTCGTGCGGGAGGCGCTGTCCCGGGCGGAGTGCGCAGAGGTCATCTCCGAGGCCGAGGCCGCGCACTTCTCGGCCACGGGCCGCGACTACCCGCCCTCGTACCGGGACAACGATCGGCTCGTGCGGGACGACGCAGGCCTCGCCGAGCGGCTCTTCGCGCGGCTGCGTCCCCTGCTGCCCGCGCAGCTCGAGGACGCGCAGGGCCGCCACTGGCGGCTGCACGGGCTCAACCCGCGTTTTCGCTACTGCCGCTACCGCGAGGGCCAGCGCTTCTGCATCCACCAGGACGGGGCCTGGTCGCCGCGGCCTGGGGTGCGCTCGCAGCTCACCCTGATGCTCTACCTGAACGATGCGCGCGACTTCCGAGGAGGCCACACCCGCTACTACGCCGAGCGGGGTGCGGACTCGGCGCTGCTCGGCACGGTGCAGCCCGAGGCCGGCACCGCCATCGTCTTCGACCACGCGCTCTGGCACGACGGAGAGGCCGTCACGCAGGGCACGAAGTACGTGATGCGCACCGACGTGCTCTACACCTGCGAGGACGCGGCGCCACACCACGAGCCCCACGTCCTCGGCGCCCACGAGGGCTACGTGTGGAGCGTGCTCGCGCTGCAGGACGGCCGGCTCGCCACGGGCTCCCGCGACTGCACGGTGCGCCTGTGGCGCCGCGCGGGCGAAGGCTGGCAGCCGGACGGCGAGCTGCGCGGGCACACGGCCTCGGTGGTGGCGCTCGCGCAGGACGCGGGCGGGCGGCTGTGGAGCGGCTCGCGAGACCGGCGCGTCCTCTGCTGGGAGGGGGGCCGCCCGCGCGAGGTGGGCCGGCACGCGGGGGCCGTGCTCTGCCTCGCGAGGGTGGCGCCCGGGCTGCTGGCCAGCGGCGGCGCGGACGGCCTCATCCGGCTGTGGTCGGAGGAGGGCAAGGCCGCAGGGGTCCTCGAGGGCCACGCGGGCTGGGTGTGGTCGCTGGCGGGCTTGCCGGGCGGCCGCCTCGCCTCGGCCTCCGAGGACGGCACGCTGCGGGTGTGGGACCTCGCGCGACGGCGCGAGGAGGCGCGCCCCGTCGAGGCCGGACCCCCGCTGCGCGCGCTCGCGGCCGCCGCGGACGGAGCGCTCTACGCGGGAGACGCCGAGGGGCGCATCACCCGGCTGCTCCGGGGCACGCCGGCGCAGCGCGCGGCCGTCCACAGCGGCGCGGTGTGCGCGCTCGCCCTGCGCGCGGATGGCACGCTGGCGAGCGGCGGAGAGGACGACCTCTTGCGACTGCTCGACGCCGCGCAGCTCACGCCGCGCGGCACACACCCGCACGGCGCCTTCGTCCGCAGCCTCGCGACCCTCCGCGACGGCCGGCTCGCCAGCGCCTCCTACGACGGGACGGTGCGGCTGTGGCCCTGA
- a CDS encoding histidine kinase has product MDPRPSATLPFPVAPRRHAEAAAVRAAGHWLLHRLVPMLLLWSVPGLLSATALYFVIQHEEPGLRFRTALIWQYPPWLFWALVTLPILALGRRFRLEPGTLRNAVPVHLAALFAVSTAHTAAALYCGQLAGRPWYLQNTLAQMLPLSVLKSLPFELVSYLGVLAVGSALDYHRRFREGELAQAQLATQLAQAQLDALKMQLHPHFLFNTLNAISVLVRKQDTGAAVRMLTGVSELLRMALHNTGRQHVPLKEELDFLERYLDLEQARFHDRLNVHRRIEAATLDAQVPNLLLQPLVENALKHGIARCSSACTLELSAARRGDWLQLEVRDDGPGLRADWQEGSGIGLANVRARLRQLYGDAHRFTLENHPDGGVRAWLEIPFAPAERAP; this is encoded by the coding sequence GTGGATCCACGCCCCTCCGCCACCCTGCCCTTCCCGGTCGCCCCCCGGCGGCACGCGGAGGCCGCGGCCGTGCGGGCTGCGGGGCACTGGCTGCTGCACCGGCTCGTCCCGATGCTGCTGCTCTGGAGCGTGCCGGGGCTGCTCTCCGCCACCGCGCTCTACTTCGTCATCCAGCACGAGGAGCCGGGGCTGCGCTTCCGCACGGCGCTCATCTGGCAGTACCCGCCCTGGCTCTTCTGGGCGCTGGTCACCCTGCCCATCCTCGCGCTGGGCCGGCGCTTCCGGCTGGAGCCGGGCACGCTGCGCAACGCGGTCCCCGTGCACCTGGCGGCCCTCTTCGCGGTGAGCACCGCGCACACCGCCGCGGCGCTCTACTGCGGGCAGCTCGCCGGGCGGCCCTGGTACCTGCAGAACACGCTCGCGCAGATGCTGCCGCTCAGCGTGCTCAAGAGCCTGCCCTTCGAGCTGGTCAGCTACCTGGGGGTGCTCGCGGTGGGCTCCGCGCTCGACTACCACCGGCGCTTCCGCGAGGGCGAGCTCGCCCAGGCGCAGCTCGCCACGCAGCTCGCCCAGGCGCAGCTGGACGCGCTGAAGATGCAGCTGCACCCGCACTTCCTCTTCAACACGCTCAACGCCATCAGCGTGCTGGTGCGCAAGCAGGACACGGGGGCGGCCGTGCGCATGCTCACCGGGGTGAGCGAGCTGCTGCGCATGGCGCTGCACAACACCGGGCGCCAGCACGTGCCGCTGAAGGAGGAGCTGGACTTCCTCGAGCGCTACCTCGACCTCGAGCAGGCGCGCTTCCACGACCGGCTCAACGTGCACCGGCGCATCGAGGCCGCGACCCTGGACGCCCAGGTGCCCAACCTCCTCCTGCAGCCGCTGGTGGAGAACGCGCTGAAGCACGGCATCGCGCGCTGCAGCTCGGCCTGCACGCTGGAGCTCTCGGCGGCGCGGCGCGGGGACTGGCTGCAGCTCGAGGTGCGCGACGACGGCCCGGGGCTGCGCGCGGACTGGCAGGAGGGCAGCGGCATCGGGCTCGCGAACGTGCGCGCGCGCCTGCGCCAGCTCTACGGGGACGCGCACCGCTTCACGCTGGAGAACCACCCGGACGGGGGCGTGCGCGCCTGGCTCGAGATCCCCTTCGCCCCTGCGGAGCGCGCCCCATGA